One Natronolimnobius sp. AArcel1 DNA window includes the following coding sequences:
- a CDS encoding fumarylacetoacetate hydrolase family protein gives MQFVRYATDSGPSWGVTVDDQTYDLERLGEPTLEELATPGYRRQVARAVETGRLPEIEEPTDLLSPVPVEDVDQIICVGLNYHDHAEEQDEEIPENPMLFAKSPTTVTDPGAPIIHPEGIEQVDYEVELGIVIGRTADSVDADNAEDYIAGYTVIDDVSARDAQFDDGQFFRGKSYDTFAPMGPALTSPDAVDPNDLEATLRLNGETKQDSTTAEFIFDVGEVVEFISNVTTLRPGTVISTGTPGGVGIFRDPPELLSPGDTVEAEIEGIGTLENHVVGE, from the coding sequence ATGCAATTCGTTCGATACGCAACCGACAGCGGGCCGAGTTGGGGAGTAACTGTCGACGACCAGACATACGATCTCGAGCGTCTCGGAGAACCAACACTCGAGGAACTCGCGACGCCGGGCTATCGCCGACAGGTCGCCCGCGCGGTCGAGACGGGCCGACTGCCCGAAATCGAGGAGCCGACGGATCTGCTCTCGCCGGTGCCAGTCGAGGATGTCGACCAGATCATCTGTGTTGGCCTCAACTACCACGACCACGCCGAAGAGCAGGACGAAGAGATTCCTGAGAATCCAATGCTGTTCGCGAAGTCACCGACGACGGTCACCGACCCCGGCGCGCCGATTATCCACCCCGAGGGCATCGAGCAGGTCGACTACGAGGTCGAACTCGGCATCGTCATCGGCCGCACTGCCGACTCCGTCGACGCCGACAACGCCGAAGACTACATCGCGGGCTACACCGTCATCGACGACGTGAGCGCTCGAGACGCCCAGTTCGACGACGGCCAGTTCTTCCGCGGGAAGAGCTACGATACGTTCGCACCGATGGGACCAGCGCTGACGAGCCCCGATGCCGTCGATCCAAACGACCTCGAGGCAACACTCCGACTCAACGGCGAGACCAAACAGGACTCGACGACCGCGGAGTTCATCTTCGATGTCGGCGAGGTCGTCGAGTTCATCAGCAACGTCACGACGCTGCGGCCCGGAACCGTCATCTCGACGGGCACGCCCGGCGGCGTCGGCATCTTCCGCGACCCGCCAGAACTGCTCTCGCCCGGCGATACGGTCGAAGCCGA
- a CDS encoding Gfo/Idh/MocA family protein yields the protein MSYQVAMIGTGTEPENPGRDGYAMAYHHAEGYEKHDQCEIVACADIVPENAQAFADEYGVDDANIFEDYTEMLETVEPDIVSLCVPPVIHASIAIDCIRAGVDSIHCEKPMAQTYGGARMMTQEAARHDTQLTFNHQRRFSDAVRTAKQLLDDGEIGDLERVEFSAPVGIFDYGSHSFDLCNYFNDEVSADWVLGQIDYSEENLVFGSHNENQAVVMWEYENGVHGLGTSDATGTGGPAGAVQCHNRLIGSEGTIELGPSSADEDEDESLPVLRIRRAGDEEWETVDTEDGLHSWEFIDRAIAENVRCLEEDDEPELSATNALNATEQIFATWESARRRGRVDLPLDIDDNPLDSMVEDGQLSPEPMAEEDN from the coding sequence ATGTCGTATCAGGTTGCGATGATTGGAACCGGCACCGAACCCGAGAATCCCGGGCGGGATGGCTATGCGATGGCGTACCATCACGCCGAGGGCTACGAGAAACACGACCAGTGCGAGATAGTCGCCTGCGCGGATATCGTCCCCGAAAACGCCCAGGCGTTCGCCGACGAGTACGGTGTCGACGACGCGAATATCTTCGAAGACTACACCGAGATGCTCGAGACGGTTGAGCCGGATATCGTCTCGCTGTGCGTGCCGCCGGTGATCCACGCATCAATCGCAATTGATTGTATCCGCGCGGGCGTCGACTCGATCCACTGCGAGAAGCCGATGGCCCAGACCTACGGCGGCGCGCGCATGATGACACAGGAAGCAGCCCGCCACGATACACAATTGACCTTCAATCACCAGCGCCGGTTCAGCGACGCCGTCCGAACCGCCAAACAGCTGCTGGATGACGGTGAAATCGGCGACCTCGAGCGAGTCGAGTTCTCCGCACCGGTCGGTATCTTCGACTACGGCAGCCACTCCTTCGATCTCTGTAATTACTTCAACGACGAGGTTTCCGCCGACTGGGTCCTCGGCCAGATCGACTACAGCGAGGAGAACCTCGTCTTCGGCTCGCACAACGAAAACCAGGCCGTCGTCATGTGGGAGTACGAAAACGGCGTCCACGGACTCGGCACGAGCGACGCTACCGGCACCGGCGGCCCTGCCGGCGCTGTTCAGTGTCACAACCGACTGATCGGCTCCGAGGGCACCATCGAACTCGGCCCCTCGAGCGCCGACGAGGACGAAGACGAATCACTCCCAGTCCTGCGTATCCGCCGCGCCGGCGACGAGGAGTGGGAGACCGTCGACACCGAAGATGGCCTTCACAGCTGGGAGTTCATCGACCGCGCGATTGCGGAGAACGTCCGCTGTCTCGAGGAAGACGACGAGCCGGAACTCAGTGCGACGAACGCCCTGAACGCGACCGAGCAAATCTTCGCCACCTGGGAGTCCGCACGCCGCCGCGGCCGCGTCGACCTGCCCCTCGATATCGACGACAACCCGCTCGATTCGATGGTCGAGGATGGACAGCTCTCGCCCGAGCCAATGGCCGAGGAGGACAACTAA
- a CDS encoding hydroxypyruvate isomerase family protein, which translates to MANISICVEMVYDDEPFADRIERAANVGADAVEFWGWREKDLETVVETADEAGVPIAGFLAGDTLTDPEVADDAVETIRESIETAAEHDVPTLIVTTGQDQDGLDRETQYDNIVDVLSTVAPDAEDAGVTLAVEPLNTAVDHPGYFLETSEEGFEIIDDVGSPNVTLLYDIYHQQITEGNLIETITENVDRIGHFHIADVPGRHEPGTGELAYEKILEAIDDTDYDGYVGCEFSPVGDADKAVENVLDWQ; encoded by the coding sequence ATGGCCAACATCTCGATCTGCGTCGAGATGGTCTACGATGACGAGCCCTTCGCGGACCGCATCGAGCGGGCCGCCAACGTCGGGGCTGATGCCGTTGAGTTCTGGGGCTGGCGCGAAAAAGACCTCGAGACGGTCGTCGAAACCGCTGACGAAGCCGGCGTCCCAATCGCTGGCTTCCTCGCTGGCGACACGCTGACTGACCCCGAGGTCGCCGACGACGCCGTCGAGACGATTCGCGAGTCCATTGAGACTGCCGCCGAACACGACGTGCCGACGCTGATCGTCACGACGGGCCAGGATCAGGACGGCCTCGACCGCGAGACGCAGTACGACAACATCGTTGACGTGCTCTCGACCGTCGCGCCCGACGCTGAAGACGCAGGTGTCACGCTCGCCGTCGAGCCGCTGAACACTGCCGTCGACCATCCCGGCTACTTCCTCGAGACCTCCGAGGAAGGCTTCGAAATCATCGACGACGTGGGCTCGCCGAACGTCACGCTGCTGTACGATATCTATCACCAGCAGATCACCGAAGGCAACCTCATCGAGACGATCACCGAGAACGTCGACCGCATCGGCCACTTCCACATCGCCGACGTGCCCGGCCGCCACGAACCCGGTACTGGCGAACTCGCCTACGAGAAGATCCTCGAGGCGATCGACGACACCGACTACGATGGCTACGTCGGCTGTGAGTTTTCGCCCGTTGGCGACGCCGACAAGGCCGTTGAAAACGTGCTGGACTGGCAGTAA
- a CDS encoding glycoside hydrolase family 4: protein MHQLRSADTSFPDSVSDITIGYIGGGSHGWAHTLINDLLQCSDLSGHVALYDVDYEAAEQNATLGNELTARDEAVGDWTFDAYADLEDALEGADFVICSIQDPPEETFVHDIDIPKEYDIYQPVADTCGPGGAVRSLRAIPQYREIAAAVREQCPDAWVLNYTNPMTVCTRALYEEYPDINAIGLCHEVFHIQILLAEIAERYIDEAEDVSGSEIDVNVKGVNHFTWIDEATWYGHDVFQYLDDELEERKPLPSFEAGDLEDADYWINHHEIAFDLYDKFGLLGAAGDRHLVEFVPWYLAIDDPAEIQRWGFRLTPSSARVSDSDDGPAKMDTYLAAPEQFEFTQSGEEAVDIMRALVGLEALKTNVNHPNVGQIPDLPDGAVVESNVLITGAGVKPITAGELPREIRNMVTTAVNNQETLIEAGFAGDLDLAFEAFLNEPLVTISREDAQDLFAELIEIEREYFTDYDLENAAILEN from the coding sequence ATGCATCAACTGCGCAGTGCAGACACATCGTTTCCCGACTCGGTGTCGGACATTACAATTGGCTACATTGGCGGCGGCAGCCACGGCTGGGCGCACACGCTCATCAACGACCTCCTGCAGTGTAGCGACCTCTCCGGGCACGTCGCACTCTACGACGTCGACTACGAGGCCGCCGAACAGAACGCGACGCTTGGCAACGAACTCACTGCACGGGATGAGGCTGTTGGCGACTGGACGTTCGACGCCTATGCGGACCTCGAGGATGCACTCGAGGGTGCGGACTTCGTCATCTGCTCGATTCAGGACCCGCCCGAGGAGACGTTCGTCCACGACATCGACATCCCGAAGGAGTACGATATCTATCAACCGGTTGCAGACACCTGTGGCCCCGGCGGTGCAGTGCGATCACTCCGAGCGATTCCGCAGTACCGCGAGATTGCAGCGGCGGTTCGCGAGCAGTGCCCCGACGCCTGGGTGCTCAACTACACGAACCCGATGACGGTCTGTACGCGCGCGCTGTACGAGGAGTACCCCGATATCAACGCCATCGGCCTCTGTCACGAGGTGTTCCACATCCAGATCCTGCTGGCCGAAATCGCCGAGAGATACATCGACGAGGCCGAGGACGTTTCCGGCAGCGAGATTGACGTCAACGTCAAAGGCGTCAACCACTTCACCTGGATCGATGAGGCCACCTGGTACGGCCACGACGTCTTCCAGTACCTCGACGACGAACTCGAGGAGCGAAAGCCCCTACCGAGTTTTGAGGCCGGCGACCTCGAGGATGCGGACTACTGGATCAACCACCACGAGATTGCGTTCGACCTCTACGACAAATTCGGCCTGCTGGGTGCTGCGGGTGACCGCCATCTCGTAGAGTTCGTCCCGTGGTATCTCGCCATCGACGACCCCGCAGAGATCCAGCGCTGGGGATTCCGCCTAACGCCGAGTTCCGCCCGCGTCAGCGACAGCGACGACGGCCCTGCGAAGATGGACACCTATCTGGCAGCCCCCGAGCAGTTCGAGTTCACCCAATCCGGCGAGGAAGCCGTCGACATCATGCGCGCACTCGTCGGCCTCGAGGCACTCAAGACGAACGTCAACCATCCAAACGTCGGCCAGATTCCGGACCTACCAGACGGCGCGGTCGTCGAGTCGAACGTCCTCATCACCGGCGCGGGCGTCAAGCCGATCACGGCGGGCGAACTCCCACGCGAGATTCGCAACATGGTCACGACTGCCGTCAACAATCAGGAGACGCTCATCGAGGCCGGCTTCGCGGGCGACCTCGATCTCGCTTTCGAGGCGTTCCTCAACGAACCGCTCGTCACGATTTCGCGTGAGGACGCCCAAGATCTCTTCGCCGAACTGATCGAGATCGAACGCGAGTACTTCACAGACTACGACCTCGAGAACGCAGCCATCCTTGAGAATTGA
- a CDS encoding PEGA domain-containing protein, which yields MGRQNALTRRRVASLLATGAVGLVAGCSDNGADDTETEPDDNGDDDDGADLETDTAETTLEIYLEDGDGESVAAEDVILELLDQETDIEYTIDQEIEDGVAEPDFTEPTTYTVSVVSDEYEDTEDEVTLDEGDDETLQFELEASS from the coding sequence ATGGGACGCCAGAATGCCCTTACACGCCGACGCGTCGCGTCGTTGCTTGCGACAGGTGCCGTTGGCCTTGTTGCAGGTTGTTCAGACAACGGAGCCGATGATACCGAGACTGAGCCGGACGATAACGGTGATGACGATGACGGCGCCGACCTCGAGACGGACACTGCGGAGACAACACTTGAGATTTACCTCGAGGACGGGGATGGCGAGTCAGTCGCTGCTGAGGACGTGATACTCGAACTCCTCGATCAGGAGACGGATATCGAGTATACAATCGATCAGGAAATCGAAGACGGCGTCGCGGAGCCGGACTTCACGGAGCCGACGACGTACACGGTGAGCGTCGTCAGCGACGAGTACGAAGACACTGAAGACGAGGTCACGCTCGACGAGGGCGACGATGAAACACTACAGTTCGAACTCGAGGCGTCGTCGTAG
- a CDS encoding ABC transporter ATP-binding protein has translation MTVSQSATQTDRHDKDVIVELEETSVSFGMNRGRSKVLNEVDFEVYRDEIVGVIGESGSGKSMFASAMLDAVPEPGLTTGNVTYYPEEGEPISVTDLSKEALRQFRWEEVSMVFQGAMSSFNPVLKIRTHFVETLSAHDYNVDRGIERAKDLLEDLYLEPERMLESYPHELSGGMKQRVLIALSLVLDPDLLVMDEPTAALDLLMQRSIISLLHEIKEKHNLTIVFITHDLPLVADLADRLAVLYAFEFAEVGPADDILEDPAHPYTRALLNATPNLSAPLEEMRPIEGESPDPVNIPKGCSYHPRCPLADDECRSHDPGAYDAGDEHDVYCHHWEESIENIDNAFAASDSDSQASVSTTSQEPGAEPIVSLTDVEVEFGSKNDGFLDFGDSDVVTAVDGVSLDIYENDVVVLIGESGCGKTTLGKTSVGLQRPTGGSIEYKEQDIWEGSSGSSTLADKEIRRALQIVHQDPGSSLNSHHRVRTILESPLKRWHPELDGNDRRERILGMLEYVGISPPEDYIDRYPHQLSGGEQQRIALIRAMLINPDLILADEAVSALDVSLRVSMMDLMIELQDAFNTSFLAISHDLSNARYMAEKTGGRIGVMYLGELVEIGTPEQIIHNPQHPYTQALRWATPELEPEDESDENPMRTIDVPDQTNIPSGCRYHTRCPKAREVCTEEKPEMVDCSDENGVQNAACFRALENHEYWNSEPIPDDPDPVDAD, from the coding sequence ATGACGGTCTCGCAGTCGGCGACACAGACTGACCGCCACGACAAAGACGTCATCGTCGAACTCGAGGAGACGTCGGTCTCGTTCGGGATGAACCGTGGACGCTCGAAAGTCCTCAACGAGGTCGATTTCGAGGTCTACCGCGACGAAATCGTTGGGGTGATCGGCGAATCCGGCTCCGGCAAATCGATGTTCGCCTCGGCGATGCTCGATGCCGTCCCCGAACCGGGACTGACGACCGGAAACGTGACGTACTACCCCGAAGAGGGGGAGCCGATTTCCGTCACAGATCTCTCGAAAGAGGCGCTCCGGCAGTTCCGCTGGGAGGAGGTCTCGATGGTCTTCCAGGGCGCGATGAGTTCGTTCAACCCCGTCCTGAAGATCCGCACCCACTTCGTCGAGACGCTCAGCGCTCACGACTACAACGTCGACCGTGGGATCGAACGCGCAAAAGACCTCCTCGAGGATCTGTACCTCGAGCCAGAGCGGATGCTCGAGTCGTATCCACACGAGCTTTCGGGCGGGATGAAACAGCGCGTGCTGATCGCGTTGAGCCTCGTGCTCGATCCGGACCTGCTGGTGATGGACGAGCCAACGGCCGCACTCGACTTGTTGATGCAGCGCTCGATCATCTCGTTGCTCCACGAGATCAAAGAGAAGCACAATCTGACGATTGTCTTCATTACGCACGACCTGCCGCTGGTCGCAGACCTCGCGGATCGACTCGCGGTCTTATACGCCTTCGAGTTCGCAGAGGTCGGGCCAGCGGACGACATTCTCGAGGATCCGGCCCATCCCTACACGCGGGCGTTACTCAATGCAACGCCGAATCTCTCCGCGCCGCTCGAGGAGATGCGCCCGATTGAAGGCGAGAGCCCGGATCCGGTCAACATCCCGAAGGGCTGTTCGTATCATCCGCGCTGTCCACTCGCTGACGACGAGTGTCGCTCACACGATCCCGGTGCGTACGATGCAGGTGACGAACACGACGTCTACTGTCACCACTGGGAAGAGTCGATCGAGAACATTGATAACGCGTTTGCCGCGTCCGATTCGGACAGCCAGGCGAGCGTCTCGACGACCTCACAGGAACCAGGTGCCGAACCGATCGTCTCGCTCACCGATGTCGAAGTCGAATTCGGCTCGAAAAACGATGGGTTCCTCGACTTTGGCGACTCTGATGTCGTCACCGCCGTCGATGGCGTCTCGCTCGACATCTACGAGAACGATGTCGTCGTCCTCATCGGCGAGAGTGGCTGTGGGAAGACCACACTTGGGAAGACTTCGGTCGGACTCCAGCGACCCACTGGCGGCTCAATCGAGTACAAGGAGCAGGACATCTGGGAGGGCAGTTCCGGTAGCAGCACGCTCGCCGACAAGGAAATTCGCCGCGCACTCCAGATCGTCCATCAGGACCCCGGCAGTTCGCTGAACTCACACCACCGTGTCCGAACGATCCTCGAGTCGCCACTCAAGCGCTGGCATCCCGAACTCGACGGGAACGACCGACGCGAGCGGATTCTCGGCATGCTCGAGTACGTTGGGATCAGCCCGCCGGAAGACTACATCGACCGGTATCCACACCAGCTTTCGGGTGGCGAGCAACAGCGGATCGCGCTGATCCGTGCGATGTTGATCAATCCGGATCTTATCCTCGCCGACGAGGCCGTCTCGGCACTCGACGTGTCGCTACGCGTCAGTATGATGGATCTGATGATCGAGTTGCAGGATGCCTTTAACACGTCGTTTCTGGCGATCTCGCACGATCTTTCGAACGCCCGCTACATGGCAGAGAAGACCGGCGGTCGAATTGGTGTGATGTACCTCGGCGAACTCGTCGAGATTGGGACGCCAGAGCAGATCATCCACAACCCACAGCACCCCTACACGCAGGCGCTGCGCTGGGCCACGCCGGAACTCGAGCCGGAAGACGAAAGCGACGAGAATCCGATGCGAACCATCGACGTGCCCGACCAGACGAACATCCCGTCGGGCTGTCGCTACCACACTCGATGTCCGAAGGCCCGTGAGGTCTGTACAGAGGAAAAACCGGAGATGGTCGACTGTAGCGACGAAAACGGCGTCCAGAACGCGGCCTGTTTCCGCGCGCTCGAGAATCACGAGTACTGGAACAGCGAGCCGATTCCGGACGATCCAGACCCAGTCGACGCCGACTGA
- a CDS encoding ABC transporter permease: protein MKHSEDDTHNSDDTHSGDSVEAFVPARESDTGTTSTDADDEATVVRSDGGTVDRDSPFETTASVAETRNDRIDRFLEEYIRTPWSILRNDWRALVAFAILGIYFIIGTVGVYLVEPTHPAQGPQLVGAFENWDHPLGTTTNGRDILSMTVHSTPTILIMMASGAAFTVAVGTFFGVVAGYKGGMVDTVLSSITDVFINIPGLPLVIVLATLLEAWINNPVTLGVLLAVAAWAGLARAIRSQVLTIRNESFVEAARAMDMPTRWILIKEILPHLMPYIVVNMVNAARHIIFSAVALYYLGVLPFSDANWGVMLENAYQSGALYRTDALHWLLVPMIAISGIAMGLILLAQSLDRVFNPRIRARHQDIGGDEGLEPDSESETKDMMNV from the coding sequence GTGAAGCATTCTGAAGACGACACACACAACTCGGACGACACGCACTCAGGCGACTCTGTCGAAGCGTTCGTGCCTGCTCGCGAGAGCGACACTGGCACAACGAGCACCGATGCCGACGATGAGGCCACTGTCGTCCGAAGCGATGGTGGAACGGTTGATCGCGACTCACCGTTTGAGACGACTGCCTCTGTCGCAGAAACACGCAACGACCGCATCGATCGTTTCCTCGAGGAGTACATCCGGACGCCGTGGTCGATTCTGCGGAATGATTGGCGGGCACTCGTCGCCTTTGCGATTCTTGGAATCTATTTCATCATCGGAACGGTCGGCGTCTATCTGGTTGAGCCGACCCATCCAGCACAGGGGCCGCAGTTAGTTGGCGCGTTCGAGAACTGGGATCACCCGCTCGGAACGACGACCAACGGCCGTGACATTCTCTCGATGACCGTCCACTCGACACCAACGATCCTGATCATGATGGCCTCGGGTGCCGCCTTCACTGTCGCCGTCGGCACCTTCTTCGGCGTCGTTGCTGGCTACAAAGGTGGGATGGTCGACACCGTCCTCAGCTCGATCACAGACGTCTTTATTAATATCCCAGGACTGCCACTCGTTATTGTGCTGGCAACGCTGCTCGAGGCCTGGATCAACAATCCAGTCACACTCGGGGTCTTACTGGCCGTCGCAGCGTGGGCTGGACTCGCGCGGGCGATCCGCTCGCAAGTATTAACGATCCGAAACGAGTCGTTCGTTGAGGCTGCTCGGGCGATGGATATGCCCACGCGATGGATCCTGATCAAGGAGATTCTGCCACACCTGATGCCGTACATCGTGGTGAACATGGTGAACGCCGCACGTCACATCATCTTCTCGGCAGTTGCACTCTACTACCTGGGTGTGTTGCCGTTCTCCGACGCCAACTGGGGCGTCATGTTGGAAAACGCCTACCAAAGCGGCGCACTGTACCGCACTGATGCACTCCACTGGCTGCTCGTGCCGATGATCGCCATCTCCGGTATTGCGATGGGGCTCATCTTGCTCGCACAGTCGCTGGACCGGGTGTTCAACCCACGAATCCGGGCGCGTCATCAGGACATCGGTGGCGACGAGGGACTTGAACCGGACTCCGAAAGTGAAACGAAGGATATGATGAACGTATGA
- a CDS encoding ABC transporter permease encodes MNWKIRRLGQGLFTIWAVMTLAFVLTRMMPGNPVDAFVAQIGPELDNPQEAYELAEIYMNINPEAPMHIAYIDYMTAMLQGDMGYSMSQNATVTSIMADAIPWTLFVMSWAIFIGFVVGISLGALMAYWEGSKFDVAFTGYATVLTSIPFYVLALLLLMTFAYRLNWFPTGGRRPTGVEAGFNLPFMLGIIHHAALPVFSMFVASGAASLTMRGNSVRVLGEDYLRVARLRGLPDSTIAVRYVARNAILPMYTGLMIAIGTMFGGAIVLEEIFSYRGMGYYMIQAVRARDYPLMMGAFTVITIAVVIALLIADLTYGKIDPRAGGEDREAF; translated from the coding sequence ATGAATTGGAAAATACGACGGCTTGGCCAGGGCCTTTTCACTATTTGGGCAGTGATGACCCTGGCGTTTGTTTTGACGCGGATGATGCCGGGGAATCCGGTCGACGCTTTTGTCGCACAGATCGGCCCTGAGTTAGACAACCCCCAGGAGGCGTACGAGCTTGCAGAGATTTACATGAATATCAACCCTGAAGCCCCGATGCATATCGCCTACATCGACTATATGACGGCGATGCTTCAGGGAGATATGGGCTACTCGATGAGCCAGAACGCCACGGTCACCTCGATTATGGCTGATGCCATCCCGTGGACGCTGTTCGTCATGAGTTGGGCGATCTTTATCGGCTTCGTCGTGGGCATCTCACTCGGCGCGCTGATGGCGTACTGGGAAGGCAGCAAATTCGATGTTGCGTTCACTGGCTACGCGACAGTCCTCACGTCGATTCCGTTCTACGTGCTCGCACTGTTGCTGTTGATGACTTTCGCCTACCGCCTCAACTGGTTCCCAACTGGGGGTCGCCGACCGACCGGTGTCGAAGCCGGCTTCAACCTCCCGTTTATGCTCGGGATTATCCATCACGCAGCATTACCTGTCTTCTCGATGTTCGTCGCCTCCGGCGCGGCATCACTGACGATGCGTGGGAACAGTGTGCGTGTCCTTGGTGAAGACTACCTGCGCGTCGCCAGACTTCGCGGGCTACCAGACAGTACGATTGCCGTCCGATACGTCGCCCGGAACGCGATTCTTCCGATGTATACCGGACTGATGATCGCCATCGGGACGATGTTCGGTGGTGCAATCGTCCTCGAGGAAATCTTCTCGTACCGGGGCATGGGGTACTATATGATTCAGGCCGTACGTGCACGTGATTACCCGCTTATGATGGGCGCATTTACCGTTATCACGATCGCCGTGGTTATCGCGTTGCTGATCGCCGATCTGACCTACGGCAAAATCGATCCGCGTGCAGGAGGTGAAGACCGTGAAGCATTCTGA
- a CDS encoding ABC transporter substrate-binding protein, with product MPTNSNDWRSTITRRTALKAGVAGGVAALAGCATDEGNGEDPAGDRDPVDERVDRQFTKSLHRGTYGMDNASWNPYDPSDEMANFDPPGLIYDPLLVHYHSHDSFEGVIAENWEDEGDSLLLELSDNWTWHDGDSVTTADIATDIDIRFRISDITSPDSHASSYIEDYEIVDEYAIRYYLRDDFTMESVLANELADDLVIIKEDVGSPSFGEWRDDLLDVDAESDEATELVSEFQEWSPDVDDIVGNGPFELEEVTDTSFVGTVYDDHPNADNIYFEEYVIEHHEDQVLAFMEESVDSIGLNLPESPDVMDQLPPHHEINRDYDHLWSILFNFGDYDWSDSPASNPTNQPITADENVRKAIACALDREQIWTSVPEEYELYELPPTLLNQTAVDEGVVDVEGYDNYDTDLDRATELMEEAGYQLDDGMWYDEDGDPAELELLAQSGTSVQVDALDSVQYQLEEFGFDATLNAVDEATYGESRFDGDHDLLFDNHPVFSIMGLTFVDHVWEWFSQLNHVDYESETWEIPDEIGNPDASGTMELTVMDEIEQLHLTGDDEYIERLAWWLNQTLPMYGVVIAGDYGAIRSDEWHVDAPEELLDNRVAEFNLTKIPDAELIPYEE from the coding sequence ATGCCAACGAATAGCAATGATTGGCGTAGCACCATCACTCGACGGACTGCGTTAAAAGCAGGCGTTGCAGGAGGGGTGGCAGCACTTGCGGGGTGTGCCACCGACGAAGGGAATGGGGAGGACCCAGCGGGTGATCGTGACCCAGTCGATGAGCGAGTCGACCGCCAGTTTACGAAGTCGCTCCACCGGGGAACCTACGGGATGGACAACGCGTCGTGGAATCCGTACGATCCATCCGATGAGATGGCGAACTTCGATCCACCGGGACTGATCTACGATCCACTACTCGTTCACTACCACAGCCACGATTCCTTCGAGGGCGTGATTGCAGAGAATTGGGAAGACGAAGGCGATTCGCTGTTGCTCGAACTCAGCGACAACTGGACGTGGCACGACGGCGATTCGGTTACGACTGCAGATATTGCTACTGATATTGATATTCGGTTCCGTATCTCTGATATCACGTCTCCAGATTCGCATGCAAGTTCCTACATCGAAGATTACGAAATCGTCGACGAGTATGCGATTCGCTATTACCTTCGCGATGACTTTACGATGGAGTCCGTTCTCGCGAACGAACTCGCTGATGACCTCGTAATTATCAAGGAGGACGTCGGTTCACCCTCGTTCGGGGAGTGGCGCGATGATTTACTGGATGTCGATGCTGAAAGCGACGAGGCAACCGAACTTGTCTCTGAGTTCCAGGAGTGGTCGCCAGACGTTGACGACATTGTCGGAAACGGCCCATTCGAACTCGAGGAAGTGACGGATACGTCGTTCGTCGGGACGGTCTACGATGATCACCCGAACGCGGACAATATCTACTTTGAGGAGTACGTTATCGAGCACCACGAAGACCAGGTGCTCGCGTTTATGGAGGAGTCGGTCGATTCGATCGGCCTCAATCTGCCGGAGTCGCCTGACGTTATGGACCAGCTCCCACCACACCACGAAATCAACCGTGATTACGACCACCTCTGGTCAATTTTGTTTAATTTCGGCGACTACGACTGGTCTGATTCGCCCGCCAGTAATCCGACCAACCAGCCGATTACAGCCGACGAAAACGTCCGGAAAGCCATCGCCTGTGCACTTGATCGGGAGCAAATCTGGACGTCCGTCCCCGAAGAGTACGAACTGTACGAACTGCCACCGACGCTCCTCAACCAGACCGCAGTCGACGAGGGAGTCGTCGATGTTGAGGGCTACGACAACTACGATACCGACCTCGACCGGGCTACGGAGCTGATGGAAGAAGCTGGCTACCAGCTAGACGACGGCATGTGGTACGACGAGGACGGCGACCCGGCCGAACTCGAGTTACTCGCCCAGTCGGGAACGAGCGTGCAGGTTGATGCCCTCGACTCCGTGCAGTATCAACTCGAGGAGTTTGGATTCGACGCGACGCTCAACGCGGTTGATGAGGCGACGTACGGTGAGAGTCGCTTCGACGGCGATCACGACCTTCTCTTCGACAACCATCCCGTGTTCTCGATCATGGGACTGACGTTCGTCGACCACGTTTGGGAGTGGTTCAGCCAGCTGAATCACGTCGACTACGAAAGCGAAACATGGGAAATTCCTGATGAAATCGGGAACCCTGACGCCAGTGGGACGATGGAACTGACTGTCATGGACGAGATCGAACAGCTCCACCTCACTGGTGACGATGAGTACATCGAGCGGTTGGCCTGGTGGCTCAACCAGACACTGCCGATGTACGGAGTCGTCATCGCGGGTGACTACGGTGCGATCCGTTCCGACGAGTGGCACGTTGACGCGCCTGAGGAACTACTCGACAATCGGGTCGCCGAGTTCAACCTGACGAAGATTCCGGACGCTGAACTGATCCCGTACGAAGAGTAG